A portion of the Anopheles marshallii chromosome X unlocalized genomic scaffold, idAnoMarsDA_429_01 X_unloc_1, whole genome shotgun sequence genome contains these proteins:
- the LOC128716761 gene encoding uncharacterized protein LOC128716761 has protein sequence MDKKIKAAQLKKRIAVEHIKSLERFQAAFTPDEANQIPEVLADLDMHKAGFFAAFEKLIEIDESSETIEACISEKIDIEDRCRKLKSFLRGHQMKEENPLIDATGLASSTLAFSRPYTPNLRLPKVELPTFDGDQTKWLSFRDRFLSMIDASAELPSIAKLQYLLSSLKSEAAVPFEHTSLTADNYSLVWTALLKRYDNSRMLIRGYYRKLHHLPAVQSASIGKLRQLVDEFIPVVNGLQKLQEPVDSWDTPLSNLLLLKLDRETLIAWEKHSVHFARDRYKDVLEFVQDRIQILKSADEMVFEEASGSKVAGVPRQAVQKRSVSNAATASLTPATTYVHRQQAKCPLQCVEDHRLSSCPVFIAKDVQQRREVVTTKGLCWNCLSNTHQVRACKSGYTCRTCRERHHSLLHRAPSATVTMAAHLDDEKVFLETAQIHIRDDYGNNHEARALLDSGSMSNFISDEFARKLLTSRKKVNIAVSGIGNAVQQVKGSIIATVESKTKPFTSEMAFLILDTPSAHIPTSPTDVSSWKLPDVALADNTFNIPGQIDIVIGGDAFWELHTGRKRSFGKGKPWLVETHFGWVVTGNTHHSSPGPRLCHLAANESSLADIMERFWESEAIAEEPVLSAEEEACERHYVSTTVRNSAGRYVVRLPFNSNPHIILGESRATADRRLCCMERRLNSNPKMKEEYVRFMREYERLGHMKRIHDQAEDPGQFYYLPHHAVVKESSTSTKVRVVFDASCKTSTGYSLNDKLLVGPVIQEDLFSIILRFRSHAIAITADVEKMYRQILHDPRDRSFLRIRYRESPTEVISTFELQTVTYGTAAAPFLATRTLRQIALDHKEQYPLAVNAVMNDFYVDDLLTGTDDLTNAIAIRQQISEMLNSAGFTLKKWASNLTGALVNIPTEDVAVQLTHEWQDAKQVSTLGIVWEPTTDMLRFRVDLPPAPATHHNRLMVLAVTFELKVWKESPFTCSQLSQR, from the exons ATGGACAAGAAAATCAAGGCAGCTCAGCTGAAAAAGAGAATCGCAGTGGAACATATAAAATCGCTGGAACGGTTTCAAGCGGCATTTACACCCGATGAGGCCAACCAAATTCCGGAGGTGTTAGCAGATTTGGATATGCATAAGGCAGGGTTTTTCGCTGCATTTGAAAAACTCATAGAGATTGATGAAAGTAGCGAAACCATCGAAGCGTGCATCTCGGAAAAGATCGACATCGAAGATCGTTGCAGGAAGCTGAAATCTTTCTTACGTGGACATCAAATGAAGGAGGAAAATCCACTCATAGACGCGACGGGTTTGGCTTCATCTACACTCGCGTTTAGTCGGCCTTACACACCAAACTTACGCCTTCCGAAGGTAGAGCTTCCAACGTTCGATGGTGACCAGACAAAATGGCTTTCTTTTCGCGATCGATTTTTATCGATGATCGACGCTTCGGCGGAACTTCCCTCCATCGCAAAACTCCAGTACTTGCTGTCATCATTAAAGAGCGAAGCGGCAGTGCCATTCGAACACACATCTCTAACAGCAGATAATTACTCTCTAGTATGGACGGCTCTGCTGAAACGGTACGATAATTCACGAATGCTTATTCGGGGATATTATCGAAAGCTACATCATCTCCCGGCAGTGCAATCGGCGTCCATCGGCAAACTAAGACAACTAGTGGACGAATTCATTCCTGTTGTAAATGGATTACAAAAGCTACAGGAACCGGTCGATTCGTGGGATACCCCACTCTCGAACCTACTGCTGTTGAAGCTCGACCGTGAAACACTAATAGCGTGGGAGAAACATTCGGTTCACTTCGCCAGAGACCGGTATAAGGATGTGCTCGAGTTCGTGCAAGATAGGATTCAAATCCTAAAATCGGCGGATGAAATGGTGTTTGAAGAGGCTAGTGGTAGTAAGGTGGCCGGCGTTCCTCGTCAAGCCGTTCAAAAAAGGTCTGTTTCAAATGCAGCCACAGCTAGTTTGACCCCGGCTACCACGTATGTTCATCGTCAGCAAGCAAAATGTCCGTTGCAGTGCGTAGAAGACCATCGTTTATCCAGTTGTCCCGTCTTCATTGCTAAGGATGTTCAGCAACGGCGTGAGGTTGTTACTACAAAAGGGCTATGCTGGAACTGCTTGAGCAACACTCATCAAGTCAGAGCGTGCAAATCTGGTTATACGTGTCGAACGTGTCGTGAACGTCATCACTCGTTATTGCATCGGGCACCTTCCGCAACGGTTACAATGGCTGCACATTTGGATGACGAAAAAGTGTTCTTGGAGACGGCGCAAATTCATATAAGGGACGACTATGGAAACAACCACGAGGCAAGGGCCTTGCTGGATTCCGGATCCATGTCAAATTTCATCTCTGATGAATTTGCTCGGAAACTGTTGACCAGTCGTAAGAAGGTTAACATCGCTGTATCGGGCATCGGAAATGCAGTACAGCAGGTGAAGGGTTCGATCATCGCTACGGTCGAATCCAAGACAAAACCCTTTACATCGGAGATGGCTTTCCTGATTCTGGACACGCCATCAGCTCACATTCCTACATCACCCACTGATGTATCATCATGGAAATTGCCAGATGTGGCATTGGCTGACAACACTTTCAACATCCCCGGGCAAATTGACATCGTAATCGGAGGCGATGCATTCTGGGAGCTACACACCGGTCGCAAGCGGTCCTTCGGCAAAGGCAAGCCGTGGTTGGTGGAAACGCACTTCGGATGGGTGGTTACCGGAAACACTCATCATTCGTCACCTGGGCCCCGACTGTGCCATCTCGCAGCCAATGAATCCTCGTTGGCGGACATCATGGAGCGGTTTTGGGAGAGCGAGGCCATAGCCGAGGAACCTGTGCTATCGGCTGAAGAGGAAGCCTGCGAAAGACACTACGTGTCCACCACTGTTCGCAACTCAGCGGGAAGGTATGTCGTTCGTTTGCCTTTTAACTCCAATCCTCATATCATTTTAGGAGAGTCTCGAGCCACTGCTGATCGTAGACTATGCTGTATGGAACGTCGTTTAAACAGCAACCctaaaatgaaagaagaatACGTAAGGTTCATGCGGGAATACGAGCGTTTGGGGCACATGAAAAGGATACACGATCAGGCAGAAGATCCAGGTCAGTTTTATTACCTTCCTCATCATGCGGTTGTCAAGGAATCAAGCACAAGTACCAAGGTTAGGGTAGTTTTCGATGCCTCATGCAAGACGTCCACTGGTTACTCGTTGAATGATAAGCTACTGGTCGGACCAGTAATTCAGGAGGATCTTTTCAGTATCATTCTTCGGTTCCGCTCCCATGCTATTGCCATAACTGCTGATGTGGAGAAAATGTATCGGCAGATTCTTCACGATCCACGCGATAGAAGCTTCTTGAGAATCCGATATAGAGAATCCCCGACAGAAGTTATATCCACATTCGAATTGCAAACGGTTACGTATGGTACAGCAGCTGCCCCATTTTTGGCTACCCGAACACTTCGACAAATTGCCCTCGATCACAAGGAGCAGTATCCATTAGCTGTAAACGCGGTTATGAACGATTTCTACGTAGACGATTTGTTAACGGGGACTGATGATCTAACTAATGCCATTGCAATACGACAGCAAATTTCAGAAATGCTAAATTCGGCAGGCTTCACACTGAAAAAATGGGCATCTAACCTGACGGGAGCACTAGTAAACATTCCTACCGAAGATGTGGCGGTTCAACTAACACATGAGTGGCAAGATGCGAAACAAGTGTCCACCCTAGGCATCGTTTGGGAACCCACAACTGACATGCTTCGATTTCGAGTAGATTTACCACCTGCACCAGCG ACGCATCACAATCGGCTTATGGTGCTTGCTGTTACATTCGAGCTGAAGGTCTGGAAGGAGTCACCGTTCACCTGCTCACAGCTAAGTCAAAGGTAG